The DNA region CTTTTGGAGCCTTTGTGTGTCCGTCCAGTAATCAGAGACTTGGTCGTCGATATCGGTCGTGTTGCCGATCGGCTGAACCCCTGGTTCGAAATGGAAAAGCCCGGTTCTCAGGAGGCCCAGGTGTTTCCGGAAGAGAATCGGAAGGCCTATCGACAGGCTGAAGCCTGCATCGAATGCTATATGTGCGAAGCCATGTGTGCGGTGAAGAGTACCAACCCTGACGCAATCAAAGAGTTTGCCGGACCACGTAGCTTTGCACGGCTCAGCCGGAACATTTACTACCCCCGGGACGAGGCAGATTGGGTCGAAATTGGCGCAGAATACGGCCTTTTCAATTGCGTTGTGTGTCAATTTTGTAACGAAGTTTGCCCAAAAGAAGTGAATCCTGCTGACATCATCGCTGAGCTCGAATATAGAGTAGTGGGCAGAAACATCGATGTCACTGGGGTACGTAAGGTCAAGGCCTGGACGGACTCCATTAG from Candidatus Neomarinimicrobiota bacterium includes:
- a CDS encoding succinate dehydrogenase/fumarate reductase iron-sulfur subunit, translating into MKDGVIKAKIFRFDPSRDAAPRYETYEVPRKEEGMLVGDVLMYIYENIDPSLAFRWECRARQCGACGVMINGRPGLICKERAPDVMLLEPLCVRPVIRDLVVDIGRVADRLNPWFEMEKPGSQEAQVFPEENRKAYRQAEACIECYMCEAMCAVKSTNPDAIKEFAGPRSFARLSRNIYYPRDEADWVEIGAEYGLFNCVVCQFCNEVCPKEVNPADIIAELEYRVVGRNIDVTGVRKVKAWTDSIRRTARAEGVRIRLKAKGLGALTDVSQAVRLALRKKLPWPFRRPKGV